Proteins encoded by one window of Blautia faecicola:
- a CDS encoding YczE/YyaS/YitT family protein, translated as MKAILQGFYQKEHFWLRLGVVLLAVFGMGFALSLLLLVDMGTDPCSMMSKAISTQIGMSFGNWQAMMNTVLLVLVVIFGGRNLGFGTLANMFLVGYFVDFFTWIWNRVLPADFFTTLPVRIAVLIPSVALFILTAALYMDVDMGTAPYDAIPIIISGHLPKVPFKAVRITFDFVVTVIGFSFGGKIGAMTVIMIVALGPVIQWLGEIMKEHFPALTGEA; from the coding sequence ATGAAAGCGATTTTGCAGGGATTTTATCAGAAAGAACATTTCTGGCTGAGACTTGGCGTAGTGCTGCTGGCGGTATTCGGAATGGGATTTGCGTTGTCGCTGTTACTGCTGGTGGATATGGGAACAGATCCCTGCAGTATGATGAGCAAGGCGATTTCCACACAGATCGGTATGAGTTTCGGAAACTGGCAGGCAATGATGAATACGGTACTTCTTGTACTGGTAGTGATCTTCGGAGGAAGAAATCTTGGATTTGGAACACTGGCGAATATGTTTCTCGTCGGATACTTTGTGGATTTTTTCACCTGGATCTGGAATCGGGTGCTGCCGGCAGACTTTTTTACGACTCTGCCGGTTCGGATCGCGGTACTGATTCCATCGGTGGCACTGTTTATTCTGACAGCAGCTTTATATATGGATGTGGATATGGGCACGGCACCGTACGATGCGATTCCGATCATTATCTCCGGGCATTTGCCGAAAGTACCGTTCAAAGCGGTGCGAATCACGTTTGATTTTGTGGTGACTGTGATCGGATTTTCTTTCGGCGGAAAGATCGGAGCGATGACTGTCATTATGATCGTAGCGCTCGGACCGGTGATCCAGTGGCTTGGAGAGATCATGAAAGAACATTTTCCTGCGTTGACAGGAGAAGCCTGA